One window of Daphnia carinata strain CSIRO-1 chromosome 7, CSIRO_AGI_Dcar_HiC_V3, whole genome shotgun sequence genomic DNA carries:
- the LOC130687357 gene encoding poly(U)-binding-splicing factor PUF60-like isoform X2 — MTNENGRNSTPPPGVDGEEEPVLKYPRLDLASDGGLSDYLPGPVKDLDQTGPLTAGSGARRDMYGSTPPQLTGEQAEAVSRAKRYAMEQSIKMVLMKQTLAHQQQQAKSLQRHQALVLMCRVYVGSISFELREDTVRQSFHPFGPIKSITMSWDPITQKHKGFAFVEYELPEAAQLALEQMNGVVIGGRNIKVGRPSNMPQAQPVIDEIMEESRHYNRIFIASVHPDLTEEDIKSVFEAFGKIKMCQLAQGPAPGKHRGYGFIEYETTQSAHDAIASMNMFDLGGQHLRVGRAITPPNSSVNPNAPPPSGQLPTQAALAAAAATARIQAMDAVAGALSGTGGLPGLAGLSALLNPTLATAAATLTTALGLTSPALAAAAAAASNLAIPPPGLAIPQLGAPALPLRPSVVSPAGLTSQHVVAIPPPTVVTPVLAGGGLGNTTPVQQIQAQQTSITNSHEILRKAQEEAKVKQQQEEIKQKLLDEVEPQTLQQQENISIKGQSARHLVMQKLMRKADSRVIILRNMVGPEDVDETLQEEITDECSKFGNVERVIIYQEKQSEDDDAEIIVKIFVEFTAGSGAETARDSLNGRFFAGRMVRCDIYDQALYECNDLSG; from the exons ATGACAAATGAAAATGGCAGG AATTCTACCCCACCGCCGGGAGTCGATGGAGAGGAAGAACCAGTTTTAAAATACCCTAGGCTGGATCTTGCAAGTG ATGGAGGACTGAGTGACTATCTTCCTGGACCAGTAAAAGATTTGGACCAAACAGGACCCTTAACAGCTG GATCGGGCGCCCGGCGAGATATGTATGGTTCCACTCCTCCCCAGTTAACTGGCGAACAAGCAGAAGCTGTCAGCCGAGCAAAACGGTATGCCATGGAACAAAGTATCAAAATGGTCTTAATGAAACAGACGTTGGCACACCAACAACAG CAAGCAAAATCCTTACAACGCCACCAAGCTTTAGTTCTGATGTGCAG AGTTTACGTTGGAAGCATAAGTTTCGAACTACGCGAAGACACTGTTCGACAGTCTTTCCATCCATTTGGGCCGATCAAATCGATCACCATGTCGTGGGATCCCATAACGCAGAAGCACAAAGGGTTCGCTTTCGTTGAGTATGAACTTCCGGAGGCTGCACAATTAGCCTTGGAACAGATGAATGGCGTGGTAATTGGGGGACGAAATATTAAG GTGGGTCGGCCGAGTAATATGCCTCAGGCACAACCAGTCATTGACGAAATTATGGAGGAATCTCGTCACTACAATCGTATATTTATAGCCTCTGTACATCCAGATTTGACTGAAGAAGATATCAAAAG TGTTTTCGAGGCTTtcggaaaaattaaaatgtgtcAACTAGCCCAAGGGCCAGCTCCCGGAAAACACCGAGGTTATGGATTCATTGAATACGAAACAACTCAGTCAGCTCATGATGCCATAGCTTCTATGAACATGTTTGATTTGGGCGGTCAACACCTACGGGTAGGCCGAGCAATTACTCCTCCAAATTCCTCAGTG AATCCGAACGCACCTCCTCCATCTGGACAACTTCCTACTCAAGCAGCTTTAGCAGCTGCCGCTGCTACAGCACGAATTCAAGCTATGGATGCTGTCGCAGGGGCTTTGTCAGGAACTGGGGGGCTTCCTGGATTAG CTGGCCTATCTGCCCTTCTCAATCCAACGTTGGCAACGGCTGCAGCAACACTAACTACCGCTCTAGGTTTAACATCACCTGCCCTTGCCgcagctgctgctgcggcGTCCAATTTAGCAATACCTCCACCAGGGTTGGCCATCCCACAACTTGGTGCGCCAGCCTTACCTTTGCGACCCTCTGTGGTCTCGCCAGCTGGGTTAACAA GTCAGCACGTAGTTGCTATACCACCGCCTACCGTGGTGACTCCAGTTTTAGCTGGTGGTGGTTTGGGCAATACGACCCCTGTTCAACAAATCCAGGCTCAGCAAACGTCAATTACTAATTCCCATGAAATTCTCCGTAAAGCccaagaagaagcaaaa GTTAAGCAGCAGCAGGAGGAAATTAAGCAAAAATTGTTAGATGAAGTTGAACCGCAAACACTGCAACAGCAAGAAAATATTTCGATCAAGGGACAATCTGCACGTCACTTGGTCATGCAAAAGTTGATGCGCAAAGCAGAC TCACGAGTCATCATCCTTCGTAATATGGTTGGTCCGGAAGATGTTGATGAAACTCTACAAGAAGAAATCACTGATGAATGTTCAAA GTTTGGAAATGTTGAGCGGGTGATTATTtatcaagaaaaacaatcagAAGATGATGATGCAGAAATAATCGTTAAGATTTTCGTTGAATTCACAGCTGGAAGTG GGGCTGAAACAGCACGGGATTCCTTGAATGGCCGTTTTTTCGCCGGTCGCATGGTTCGGTGCGATATTTACGACCAAGCTCTTTATGAGTGTAACGATCTTTCCGGATGA
- the LOC130687357 gene encoding poly(U)-binding-splicing factor PUF60-like isoform X1: MTNENGRNSTPPPGVDGEEEPVLKYPRLDLASDGGLSDYLPGPVKDLDQTGPLTAAGSGARRDMYGSTPPQLTGEQAEAVSRAKRYAMEQSIKMVLMKQTLAHQQQQAKSLQRHQALVLMCRVYVGSISFELREDTVRQSFHPFGPIKSITMSWDPITQKHKGFAFVEYELPEAAQLALEQMNGVVIGGRNIKVGRPSNMPQAQPVIDEIMEESRHYNRIFIASVHPDLTEEDIKSVFEAFGKIKMCQLAQGPAPGKHRGYGFIEYETTQSAHDAIASMNMFDLGGQHLRVGRAITPPNSSVNPNAPPPSGQLPTQAALAAAAATARIQAMDAVAGALSGTGGLPGLAGLSALLNPTLATAAATLTTALGLTSPALAAAAAAASNLAIPPPGLAIPQLGAPALPLRPSVVSPAGLTSQHVVAIPPPTVVTPVLAGGGLGNTTPVQQIQAQQTSITNSHEILRKAQEEAKVKQQQEEIKQKLLDEVEPQTLQQQENISIKGQSARHLVMQKLMRKADSRVIILRNMVGPEDVDETLQEEITDECSKFGNVERVIIYQEKQSEDDDAEIIVKIFVEFTAGSGAETARDSLNGRFFAGRMVRCDIYDQALYECNDLSG; this comes from the exons ATGACAAATGAAAATGGCAGG AATTCTACCCCACCGCCGGGAGTCGATGGAGAGGAAGAACCAGTTTTAAAATACCCTAGGCTGGATCTTGCAAGTG ATGGAGGACTGAGTGACTATCTTCCTGGACCAGTAAAAGATTTGGACCAAACAGGACCCTTAACAGCTG CAGGATCGGGCGCCCGGCGAGATATGTATGGTTCCACTCCTCCCCAGTTAACTGGCGAACAAGCAGAAGCTGTCAGCCGAGCAAAACGGTATGCCATGGAACAAAGTATCAAAATGGTCTTAATGAAACAGACGTTGGCACACCAACAACAG CAAGCAAAATCCTTACAACGCCACCAAGCTTTAGTTCTGATGTGCAG AGTTTACGTTGGAAGCATAAGTTTCGAACTACGCGAAGACACTGTTCGACAGTCTTTCCATCCATTTGGGCCGATCAAATCGATCACCATGTCGTGGGATCCCATAACGCAGAAGCACAAAGGGTTCGCTTTCGTTGAGTATGAACTTCCGGAGGCTGCACAATTAGCCTTGGAACAGATGAATGGCGTGGTAATTGGGGGACGAAATATTAAG GTGGGTCGGCCGAGTAATATGCCTCAGGCACAACCAGTCATTGACGAAATTATGGAGGAATCTCGTCACTACAATCGTATATTTATAGCCTCTGTACATCCAGATTTGACTGAAGAAGATATCAAAAG TGTTTTCGAGGCTTtcggaaaaattaaaatgtgtcAACTAGCCCAAGGGCCAGCTCCCGGAAAACACCGAGGTTATGGATTCATTGAATACGAAACAACTCAGTCAGCTCATGATGCCATAGCTTCTATGAACATGTTTGATTTGGGCGGTCAACACCTACGGGTAGGCCGAGCAATTACTCCTCCAAATTCCTCAGTG AATCCGAACGCACCTCCTCCATCTGGACAACTTCCTACTCAAGCAGCTTTAGCAGCTGCCGCTGCTACAGCACGAATTCAAGCTATGGATGCTGTCGCAGGGGCTTTGTCAGGAACTGGGGGGCTTCCTGGATTAG CTGGCCTATCTGCCCTTCTCAATCCAACGTTGGCAACGGCTGCAGCAACACTAACTACCGCTCTAGGTTTAACATCACCTGCCCTTGCCgcagctgctgctgcggcGTCCAATTTAGCAATACCTCCACCAGGGTTGGCCATCCCACAACTTGGTGCGCCAGCCTTACCTTTGCGACCCTCTGTGGTCTCGCCAGCTGGGTTAACAA GTCAGCACGTAGTTGCTATACCACCGCCTACCGTGGTGACTCCAGTTTTAGCTGGTGGTGGTTTGGGCAATACGACCCCTGTTCAACAAATCCAGGCTCAGCAAACGTCAATTACTAATTCCCATGAAATTCTCCGTAAAGCccaagaagaagcaaaa GTTAAGCAGCAGCAGGAGGAAATTAAGCAAAAATTGTTAGATGAAGTTGAACCGCAAACACTGCAACAGCAAGAAAATATTTCGATCAAGGGACAATCTGCACGTCACTTGGTCATGCAAAAGTTGATGCGCAAAGCAGAC TCACGAGTCATCATCCTTCGTAATATGGTTGGTCCGGAAGATGTTGATGAAACTCTACAAGAAGAAATCACTGATGAATGTTCAAA GTTTGGAAATGTTGAGCGGGTGATTATTtatcaagaaaaacaatcagAAGATGATGATGCAGAAATAATCGTTAAGATTTTCGTTGAATTCACAGCTGGAAGTG GGGCTGAAACAGCACGGGATTCCTTGAATGGCCGTTTTTTCGCCGGTCGCATGGTTCGGTGCGATATTTACGACCAAGCTCTTTATGAGTGTAACGATCTTTCCGGATGA
- the LOC130687347 gene encoding protein PAT1 homolog 1-like: MEDDGFFGFDTSLPSVRKGPKQEIGDVELEDTYDALNDETFGVINADDDWEEEHEKLAEYLGEIPRQEYAKTGVGYNEEDFEECAYPGPQPGHVRNKRVDKTDNVYFEADNEDAANVAASVSQILLDDDDIDTIISRPINYSRSMETKLFGQMSPQSSIFDTDIVGSPSTTSIWSTLPSDIRKSSEESPKAIPVIPNGNPIPSMGNHNLLHEGLFKTVEELERHLLHQPKRLTMEELERNLLSNRPLHTGSIRSVEEIEAELTRAQPPRQVGMMPPPPPPAHLQSYLRLPPPMAMSLPPPARPPMPHPVQIPLPVLGTRSNGQMPLPSQSSQWTRKPLEHLEQQSPPFSATPMSHSNEKRKTFAAENYDDYNGLMSTKEKQWLMSIQINQLISDNPYVEDYYFTVLRLRCLGKLHPSRDGKEGPKLIMPERAKTESRTYAPTQFANSLGKLQVVTYTAPRRIIDVSISHTSPEMNQDPQVAVKDMRKFKQILLDIEKMYVWLLDLEDSEMRVESLPKDAEPGPHHLATIEYQHKLQSFLAAGDRLQQVMLVRKGKILVLRAWHRFIPQFQELIVRTILLNCLILIRRDNLDHVLVRFLPLVNDVLAAIEDLQGVVSMAQLIDAAQKNSGYVSVTSTKMGLDFISLIMCRGTELVPKCLDGHTKSQWFAFARNVGNSLLAASTTLKSDLGLLNLEHFQQVGMEESKLSALKMVLDTLTNAGQEI, encoded by the exons ATGGAAGACGATggattttttggttttgacaCTTCTTTGCCG TCTGTCAGAAAAGGCCCCAAACAAGAGATTGGTGATGTTGAACTTGAAGATACTTATGATGCCTTGAATGATGAAACCTTTGGTGTGATAAATGCAG ATGATGATTGGGAAGAGGAGCATGAAAAATTGGCAGAGTATTTAGGAGAAATTCCAAGACAAGAATATGCTAAGACTGGTGTAGGATATAATGAGGAAGATTTCGAAGAATGTGCTTATCCTGGACCACAGCCTGGTCAtgtgagaaacaaaagagttgATAAAACTGacaatgtttattttgaagcTGACAATGAGGATGCAGCTAATGTTGCAGCAAGTGTTTCTCAAATCTTACTGGATGACGATGACATTGACACCATTATTTCTCGGCCTATCAATTATTCTAGATCAATGGAGACTAAG ttGTTTGGACAAATGTCTCCACAGTCATCCATATTTGACACTGACATTGTTGGATCCCCGTCAACAACATCTATATGGTCTACATTACCCTCAGATATAAGAAAATCCTCAGAGGAAAGTCCAAAAGCCATCCCTGTGATTCCAAATGGCAACCCAATTCCATCCATGGGAAATCACAATTTACTCCACGAGGGATTGTTTAAGACCGTTGAAGAACTTGAGCGACATTTGCTCCATCAACCTAAACGGCTAACAATGGAAGAGCTAGAACGAAATCTTTTGAGTAATCGACCATTACATACAGGATCCATTCGCTCGGTTGAAGAAATCGAAGCCGAGTTAACAAGAGCACAACCACCTCGACAAGTTGGGATGATgccgcctcctcctcctcctgctCATCTACAATCATACTTAAGGCTACCTCCACCTATGGCGATGTCTCTGCCTCCGCCTGCTAGACCTCCCATGCCGCACCCTGTGCAAATACCCTTGCCTGTACTAGGGACAAGGTCGAATGGCCAGATGCCATTGCCGTCTCAGTCTTCGCAGTGGACACGAAAACCTCTGGAACACTTGGAACAGCAAAGCCCGCCATTTAGTGCTACACCTATGAGCCATAgcaatgagaaaagaaaaacgtttgcCGCCGAAAATTATGACGATTACAACGGATTAATGTCAACCAAAGAAAAGCAATGGCTTATGAGCATTCAGATTAACCAATTAATATCTGACAATCCATACGTTGAAGACTATTATTTTACCGTGCTTCGATTAAGATGTCTTGGAAAGCTTCACCCCAGTCGCGATGGAAAGGAAGGGCCTAAGTTAATTATGCCTGAACGAGCTAAAACAGAATCAAGAACTTATGCACCGACGCAGTTTGCTAACTCTTTAGGCAAGCTTCAAGTTGTAACCTACACGGCACCACGCCGCATAATTGACGTAAGCATTTCTCACACCTCTCCCGAAATGAATCAGGATCCACAAGTGGCCGTCAAAGACATGAggaaattcaaacaaattttgctGGACATTGAGAAGATGTATGTATGGTTGCTTGATTTGGAAGATTCTGAAATGCGAGTAGAATCGCTACCGAAAGATGCGGAACCAGGTCCCCATCATCTGGCAACTATAGAGTATCAGCACAAACTTCAGTCGTTTTTGGCGGCCGGTGACCGCCTTCAGCAAGTCATGCTCGTCCGGAAGGGAAAG ATTTTGGTTCTTCGCGCATGGCATCGGTTTATCCCACAATTTCAAGAATTGATTGTCCGCACCATTTTGCTGAATTGCCTCATTTTGATTCGGCGCGATAACCTCGACCATGTTTTAGTACGTTTCCTGCCATTAGTGAACGATGTACTAGCTGCAATTGAAGATCTACAAGGAGTTGTAAGCATGGCTCAGTTAATTGATGCTGCCCAAAAGAACAGTGGATATGTTAGTGTTACATCCACGAAG ATGGGTCTCGACTTCATAAGCTTGATCATGTGTCGAGGAACAGAACTTGTGCCTAAGTGCTTAGACGGCCATACAAAAAGTCAATGGTTTGCGTTTGCGCGTAACGTTGGCAATTCCCTTCTTGCCGCTTCCACCACACTGAAATCGGATCTTGGACTATTAAATTTAGAGCATTTCCAACAAGTTGGGATGGAAGAATCGAAGCTCAGCGCTTTGAAAATGGTTTTAGATACTCTTACTAACGCTGGACAAGAAATCTAG
- the LOC130687335 gene encoding uncharacterized protein LOC130687335: MATSLAILLPILFFVLVPSVIQGQSDHTLQLYDGPLNSPGSWTSINNYVGNLQTYGFNDLASSMCVIRGIWLFYENPSYNTAFLGLSAFYWGENFCEDLPTGLNNQVSSVRYGGSPYGFQDDYVNIYQVEWFQSYESFTATDSLDLSPYYGGSLIVTGRSYWTLYDSPNYQGYSVCVSPADITYAYPGFYTQPAEFGFSGRVIRSARRGCWTEKIFRPTFSAKPGQLYRRN; encoded by the exons ATGGCTACCTCTCTAGCAATCCTACTGccaattttattctttgttcTGGTACCCAGCGTGATTCAAG GACAAAGCGATCACACACTTCAATTGTACGATGGGCCACTAAATAGCCCCGGATCATGGACAAGTATCAATAATTACGTCGGAAATCTTCAAACCTACGGTTTCAATGACCTGGCGTCCTCTATGTGTGTTATTCGGGGCAT ATGGCTCTTTTATGAAAACCCAAGTTACAACACAGCTTTTTTGGGATTATCGGCATTTTATTGGGGAGAAAACTTCTGCGAGGATCTACCGACTGGTTTGAATAATCAG GTATCATCGGTTCGCTACGGGGGATCACCTTACGGCTTCCAAGACGATTATGTAAACATCTATCAAGTTGAATGGTTTCAATCCTATGAATCATTTACCGCCACTGATTCACTGGACTTAAGTCCATATTACG GTGGTTCCCTGATCGTTACGGGGAGAAGCTATTGGACCCTTTACGA TTCTCCAAACTACCAAGGCTACAGCGTCTGCGTTTCACCAGCCGATATTACTTATGCTTACCCTGGATTTTACACGCAGCCTGCTGAATTTGGTTTCAGTGGTAGAG TGATTCGCAGTGCACGCAGAGGCTGTTGGACCGAAAAGATTTTCCGACCAACGTTTTCTGCTAAGCCTGGGCAATTATATCGTCGAAATTGA